The following proteins are encoded in a genomic region of Sorangiineae bacterium MSr12523:
- a CDS encoding lysophospholipase has protein sequence MAPAAAANFGHRLLFTPRRLHPRDEERTVLAKGQRFSFEVERENIVARVWGEGPTVLLAHGWGGHSGQMSSLANALVAEGFRAVAIDFPGHGESEGRLSSLVHFARTMERASAIFKPFHGIIAHSLGAGAVTYAFARGLQASRAVFFAPPSDYHAWWGLFRRQVGVSDAIWSKIQRKAEGWLDVPFDAIQPAQLAPRMTTPLLILHDVHDREVPFEQGEDLARLWPGARLQSAERLGHVRILHDPRAVASAVAFLGQPALGHGTDAAARPVTAT, from the coding sequence ATGGCGCCCGCGGCCGCCGCCAACTTCGGGCATCGCCTTCTCTTTACCCCCCGCCGCCTCCATCCTCGTGACGAAGAGCGCACCGTGCTCGCGAAGGGGCAGCGCTTTTCCTTCGAGGTCGAGCGCGAAAACATCGTCGCCCGCGTCTGGGGCGAAGGGCCCACCGTGCTCTTGGCCCATGGATGGGGAGGTCACTCCGGCCAGATGTCCTCGCTCGCGAACGCACTCGTCGCCGAGGGCTTTCGCGCCGTGGCCATCGACTTCCCGGGCCACGGCGAATCCGAGGGTCGCCTGTCCTCGCTGGTCCATTTCGCGCGCACCATGGAGCGCGCATCCGCGATCTTCAAACCATTCCACGGCATCATCGCCCACTCCCTCGGCGCGGGCGCCGTGACCTACGCCTTCGCGCGCGGCCTGCAGGCCTCCCGTGCCGTCTTCTTCGCACCGCCCTCGGATTATCACGCGTGGTGGGGCCTGTTCCGCAGGCAGGTCGGGGTCTCCGACGCCATCTGGAGCAAGATTCAACGCAAGGCCGAAGGCTGGCTCGACGTCCCCTTCGACGCCATCCAGCCCGCGCAACTTGCACCGCGCATGACCACCCCGCTCCTCATCCTGCACGACGTGCACGATCGCGAGGTGCCCTTCGAGCAAGGCGAAGATCTCGCCCGCCTCTGGCCCGGCGCCCGACTTCAGAGCGCCGAGCGGCTAGGTCACGTCCGCATCCTGCACGACCCGCGCGCGGTGGCTTCGGCCGTGGCCTTCCTCGGTCAGCCTGCGTTGGGGCACGGCACCGATGCGGCGGCGCGGCCGGTGACGGCGACGTAG